The Lutibacter profundi genome includes a region encoding these proteins:
- a CDS encoding reverse transcriptase family protein encodes MKNQKLTLNQIKRNDVLIKKCKTSKQIASLLNCSAKELTLHSFEPIYYHFKVPKKRKGAFRYIEAPSQEIKHLQRKLNYYLQSVYYLNQSKASYGYIIKAIGQKNTKNIYTNALQHLGSTYMLNADFKDFFHQIALNDVVQIFKSKLFNFNKNTAYTLAKICTYKGRLPMGAPTSPALSNLYSIALDHDLSTWATLNKLIFTRFVDDLSFSSKNNLLNQTHFKQINNIALKYHLNFNPNKTKYFSKTDKKIVTGLVLNNTVDIDKSYYNELDKDINRLQKVIEVHHITGKTQGLAFLKEFKQQIMGKINFISTIEGKNSKQYLTYLNSFHNALEVNNELVNRWTKFSNYI; translated from the coding sequence ATGAAAAATCAAAAACTAACACTAAACCAAATTAAAAGAAATGACGTTTTAATAAAGAAATGTAAAACCTCCAAACAAATAGCGTCACTACTAAATTGTAGTGCAAAAGAATTGACACTTCATTCTTTTGAGCCTATATATTATCATTTTAAAGTACCTAAAAAAAGAAAAGGAGCGTTTAGATATATTGAAGCACCTTCACAAGAAATAAAACACCTACAACGTAAATTAAATTACTACCTACAATCGGTTTATTATCTTAACCAATCTAAAGCATCTTACGGTTATATTATAAAAGCCATTGGCCAAAAAAATACTAAAAATATTTATACCAATGCCTTACAACATTTAGGTAGTACTTATATGCTCAACGCTGATTTTAAAGATTTTTTTCATCAAATAGCACTAAATGATGTGGTGCAAATTTTTAAAAGTAAATTATTTAATTTCAATAAAAATACCGCTTATACCTTAGCAAAAATTTGCACCTATAAGGGTAGATTACCTATGGGAGCACCAACATCACCTGCTTTATCTAATTTGTACAGTATTGCTTTAGACCATGATTTAAGTACTTGGGCAACGCTTAATAAATTAATTTTTACACGCTTTGTAGATGATTTAAGTTTTTCCTCAAAAAACAACTTGTTAAACCAAACTCATTTTAAACAAATAAATAACATAGCTTTAAAATACCACCTTAATTTTAACCCCAACAAAACCAAATATTTCAGTAAAACGGATAAAAAAATTGTAACAGGTTTAGTATTAAACAATACCGTAGATATTGACAAAAGCTATTATAACGAACTTGACAAAGATATAAATCGTTTACAAAAAGTTATCGAAGTACATCATATTACAGGAAAAACCCAAGGGCTTGCCTTTCTTAAAGAATTTAAACAACAAATTATGGGTAAAATTAATTTTATAAGTACAATAGAAGGTAAAAACAGCAAACAATACCTTACGTATCTCAATAGTTTTCACAATGCTCTAGAGGTTAATAATGAGTTGGTAAATCGTTGGACAAAATTTTCTAATTACATATAA
- the cas1 gene encoding CRISPR-associated endonuclease Cas1: MQVFIDTKQTSIEVRNNSFFIKNKTTNRIISPKRIESIAITSNATINASAIKLAAIHEIPIYYYNYTGGLIAQLISPSFLKHATLRKQQVLFMKSKQSILWVIAQLNLKTDLQLQTLKRATKENNFLKENLNPILQSIIENKDKLQSVTLESPIIKNTIMGIEGSIARIYYKGINYVLPQKYQFTKRSRQPGADYYNTTINYLYGMTYSHITKAIQAAGLDSFMGALHTTPYKESLVFDSIEPFRPIIDRLLLQICKEELLEDKHFKKIANGYWLSREGKKLIIPLYTDYLQSRIKIENKVSSITNHIYLNSRKLKIQIQNQENHVLNTL; encoded by the coding sequence ATGCAAGTATTTATAGATACCAAACAGACAAGTATTGAAGTGCGTAACAATTCTTTTTTTATAAAAAACAAAACAACTAACCGTATTATAAGTCCTAAAAGAATTGAGAGTATTGCTATAACAAGCAATGCTACTATAAATGCTTCGGCAATAAAGCTAGCAGCAATACACGAAATACCCATCTATTATTACAATTACACAGGTGGTTTAATTGCCCAGTTAATAAGCCCTTCTTTTTTAAAACATGCCACATTAAGAAAGCAACAAGTTTTATTTATGAAAAGTAAACAAAGTATTTTATGGGTTATCGCACAACTTAACTTAAAAACAGATTTACAACTACAAACTTTAAAAAGAGCCACAAAAGAAAACAATTTTTTAAAAGAAAATTTAAACCCTATACTACAAAGTATTATAGAAAACAAAGATAAACTACAAAGTGTTACTTTAGAGTCTCCTATAATTAAAAACACTATTATGGGCATAGAAGGCAGTATAGCACGTATATATTATAAAGGTATTAATTATGTACTACCACAAAAATATCAATTTACAAAAAGAAGCAGACAACCAGGAGCAGATTATTATAACACAACCATTAACTATTTATATGGCATGACCTATAGCCACATAACAAAAGCCATACAAGCAGCAGGTTTAGACTCATTTATGGGTGCATTGCACACTACACCTTATAAAGAGAGTTTGGTTTTTGATAGCATAGAACCCTTTAGGCCCATTATAGACAGACTATTATTACAAATATGCAAAGAAGAGCTATTAGAAGATAAACATTTTAAAAAAATAGCAAATGGTTACTGGTTAAGTAGAGAAGGTAAAAAATTAATTATCCCTTTATATACAGACTATTTGCAGAGTAGAATAAAAATAGAAAACAAAGTTAGTAGCATAACAAACCATATATACTTAAACTCTAGAAAACTAAAAATACAAATTCAAAACCAAGAAAACCATGTACTTAATACTTTATGA
- the cas2 gene encoding CRISPR-associated endonuclease Cas2, protein MYLILYDITETPIRTKVAKLLEKEGYERIQFSVFIAPFNPSKNRLWLKLEKLLATTKDNKIFCLKITEENFYKIKTIGKFEIDLDYLSGNKSSLII, encoded by the coding sequence ATGTACTTAATACTTTATGATATTACAGAAACACCCATACGCACCAAAGTAGCCAAACTACTAGAAAAGGAAGGGTATGAACGCATACAGTTTTCTGTTTTCATAGCGCCATTTAACCCAAGTAAAAATAGGCTTTGGCTTAAATTAGAAAAATTACTAGCAACAACTAAAGACAATAAAATTTTTTGTTTAAAAATAACTGAAGAAAATTTTTATAAGATAAAAACTATTGGTAAATTTGAGATAGATTTAGACTATTTATCTGGCAATAAAAGTTCTTTGATAATTTGA
- a CDS encoding helix-turn-helix domain-containing protein has translation MEDFILDIGKRIKKIRKEKKLIISQVADKAGVSNGLISRIENGRTIPSLPVLLNIIDALEIEVSSFFDGMQKEHSNNYIVTRHDAYAEIEKEVEAEGFVYQFIFNKSMNSIGFEAVLLEVMPNSKRDKVVTDAYEFKYILTGDISYIIDEEEIKLSVGDSIFFDGRIPHVPINKGNIPSKMLVLYFYNKE, from the coding sequence ATGGAAGATTTCATTCTTGATATTGGCAAACGCATAAAAAAAATTAGAAAAGAAAAAAAATTAATTATAAGTCAAGTTGCTGATAAAGCAGGAGTGAGTAATGGATTGATTTCAAGAATTGAAAATGGGCGTACAATACCCTCATTACCTGTTCTTTTAAATATTATAGATGCTTTAGAAATTGAAGTGAGCTCCTTTTTTGATGGAATGCAAAAAGAGCATTCCAATAATTATATTGTTACAAGACATGATGCTTATGCTGAGATTGAAAAAGAAGTTGAAGCTGAAGGGTTTGTATATCAATTTATTTTCAATAAAAGTATGAATTCTATAGGGTTTGAAGCTGTTTTATTAGAAGTAATGCCTAACAGCAAACGAGATAAAGTGGTTACTGATGCTTACGAATTCAAATATATTTTAACTGGAGATATCTCTTATATTATTGATGAAGAAGAAATTAAGCTATCTGTAGGTGATTCTATATTTTTTGATGGTCGTATACCACATGTACCTATAAATAAAGGCAATATACCTTCAAAAATGTTAGTATTGTATTTTTACAATAAGGAATAA